A genomic stretch from Myxocyprinus asiaticus isolate MX2 ecotype Aquarium Trade chromosome 24, UBuf_Myxa_2, whole genome shotgun sequence includes:
- the LOC127414827 gene encoding guanylate kinase-like isoform X2 codes for MSGPRPVVLSGPSGAGKSTLLKRLMKEYEGVFGFSVSHTTRNPRPGEENGKDYHFVTREKMQDGIDNGEFIENAEFSGNMYGTSKSSIEDVQAQNLICILDVDIQGVKNIKKTDLNPIYIFIQPPSMEILEKRLRDRQTETEESLQKRLEAARIDMELSKEPGVFDMVIINDDLEEAYEKLKSVLIEEIQKVQDSKE; via the exons ATGTCAGGACCCAGGCCTGTAGTTCTCAGTGGTCCTTCGGGAGCTGGCAAAAGCACCCTGTTGAAGAGACTCATGAAGGAATATGAAGGGGTTTTTGGATTCAGTGTCTCTC ACACCACCAGAAATCCTCGACCGGGTGAAGAAAATGGAAAAG ATTACCATTTTGTCACCAGAGAGAAAATGCAAGATGGAATTGACAATGGCGAGTTCATTGAGAATGCTGAGTTTTCTGGGAACATGTATGGAACCAG CAAATCATCTATAGAGGACGTTCAAGCACAAAATCTTATCTGCATCTTGGATGTTGACATACAAGGTGTGAAAAACATCAAGAAgactgacctgaaccccatataTATCTTCATCCAGCCACCCTCCATGGAGATCCTG GAAAAGCGTCTGAGGGACAGGCAAACAGAAACCGAGGAAAGTCTACAGAAGCGTCTTGAGGCAGCAAGAATTGACATGGAGCTCA GTAAGGAACCTGGAGTTTTCGACATGGTAATCATTAATGATGACCTTGAAGAGGCCTATGAGAAACTCAAAAGTGTTCTTATTGAG GAAATTCAGAAGGTACAAGATTCCAAGGAGTAG
- the LOC127414827 gene encoding guanylate kinase-like isoform X1, protein MSGPRPVVLSGPSGAGKSTLLKRLMKEYEGVFGFSVSHTTRNPRPGEENGKGLNCLPMLLGATLLPVADVLFSVSSEDYHFVTREKMQDGIDNGEFIENAEFSGNMYGTSKSSIEDVQAQNLICILDVDIQGVKNIKKTDLNPIYIFIQPPSMEILEKRLRDRQTETEESLQKRLEAARIDMELSKEPGVFDMVIINDDLEEAYEKLKSVLIEEIQKVQDSKE, encoded by the exons ATGTCAGGACCCAGGCCTGTAGTTCTCAGTGGTCCTTCGGGAGCTGGCAAAAGCACCCTGTTGAAGAGACTCATGAAGGAATATGAAGGGGTTTTTGGATTCAGTGTCTCTC ACACCACCAGAAATCCTCGACCGGGTGAAGAAAATGGAAAAG GGCTGAATTGTCTCCCAATGCTTCTGGGGGCTACATTACTTCCTGTAGCAGACGTCCTATTCTCTGTGTCATCTGAAG ATTACCATTTTGTCACCAGAGAGAAAATGCAAGATGGAATTGACAATGGCGAGTTCATTGAGAATGCTGAGTTTTCTGGGAACATGTATGGAACCAG CAAATCATCTATAGAGGACGTTCAAGCACAAAATCTTATCTGCATCTTGGATGTTGACATACAAGGTGTGAAAAACATCAAGAAgactgacctgaaccccatataTATCTTCATCCAGCCACCCTCCATGGAGATCCTG GAAAAGCGTCTGAGGGACAGGCAAACAGAAACCGAGGAAAGTCTACAGAAGCGTCTTGAGGCAGCAAGAATTGACATGGAGCTCA GTAAGGAACCTGGAGTTTTCGACATGGTAATCATTAATGATGACCTTGAAGAGGCCTATGAGAAACTCAAAAGTGTTCTTATTGAG GAAATTCAGAAGGTACAAGATTCCAAGGAGTAG
- the mutyh gene encoding adenine DNA glycosylase isoform X1: MHVRCNSSDHVSHQSCVSYISYIFIYLLNFFFLQFSAMSRLRSAVQKGKLTALENTKMIKSSKKKKPKPTVKEEELSEMEPSTYHIFHDPSEISLFRSRLLHWYDQNKRELPWRTVAMTEPDDNIRTYAVWVSEIMLQQTQVATVIDYYNKWMKRWPSVEKLAAATLEEVNQMWAGLGYYSRGRRLHEGAKKVVSELGGQMPRTTEGLLKQLPGVGRYTAGAIGSIALGQVTGAVDGNVIRVLCRVRAIGANSTSPTITDALWKIADRIVEPLRPGDFNQAMMELGARVCTPKSPLCSQCPIQTHCNAFRKVSIKQEKDSKRLLSKLAANLNTLVPDIENCSATGNCNLCLLEDWDPQLGVQNYPRKPFKKAPRVEQTLTCVVERQQTGKEIEYLLTQRPSKGLLAGMWELPSFLLEAGVSENKHKGLLCSMLQKLLGTSLDTDSLQFVGKVVHIFSHIHQTYIVFSCCVSDCSVAEQEQKTSWLTKSALQGAAVSTGVKKIMKYYESTNNVDGKDKKRKLSPQVGKEERSNKTKRLKDSATNGGPKQLCLSEFFSTSKPAAKANGKRS; the protein is encoded by the exons atgCATGTCCGATGCAATAGCAGTGATCACGTTTCCCACCAGTCGTGTGTGAGTTATAtaagttatatttttatttatttgttaaactttttttttttacagtttagcgCAATGAGCAGGCTAAGATCTGCGGTGCAGAAGGGGAAACTAACAGCTTTGGAGAATACAAAGATGATCAAATCAAGCAAAAAGAAGAAACCTAAGCCTACCGTTAAAGAAG AGGAACTATCTGAAATGGAACCCTCAACATATCACATTTTCCATGACCCATCTGAAATCTCTCTTTTCCGCTCTCGCCTCCTGCACTGGTATGATCAAAATAAGAGAGAGCTTCCCTGGAGGACAGTG GCTATGACAGAACCAGATGATAATATCAGGACATATGCAG TGTGGGTCTCAGAAATCATGTTACAACAGACTCAAGTTGCCACGGTGATAGACTACTATAACAAGTGGATGAAG AGATGGCCGAGTGTGGAAAAACTAGCTGCAGCTACACTGGAG GAAGTGAACCAAATGTGGGCAGGTCTTGGATACTACTCTCGGGGCCGCAGGCTACATGAAGGAGCCAAGAAA GTGGTATCAGAGCTGGGTGGGCAGATGCCAAGGACCACAGAGGGACTTTTGAAACAGCTTCCTGGGGTGGGACGTTACACTGCAGGGGCAATTGGCTCGATAGCACTTGGACAG GTTACAGGTGCAGTTGACGGAAATGTGATTCGAGTTCTGTGCCGTGTTCGGGCAATAGGAGCAAATAGCACCAGTCCCACCATAACAGATGCTTTGTG GAAAATTGCAGATAGAATCGTGGAACCATTGAGACCTGGAGATTTTAATCAGGCTATGATGGAGTTAGGGGCCAGAGTTTGCACCCCAAAATCCCCTCTCTGCAGCCAGTGTCCCATTCAGACCCATTGCAATGCATTTAGGAAG GTGAGCATTAAACAAGAGAAGGACTCCAAAAGACTTCTTAGTAAACTGGCTGCAAATCTCAATACCTTAGTTCCTGACATAGAGAATTGTT CGGCCACTGGCAATTGTAACTTGTGTCTGTTAGAGGACTGGGACCCCCAATTGGGGGTGCAAAATTATCCAAGAAAGCCTTTCAAAAAAGCTCCACGTGTAGAGCAAACCTTGACCTGTGTAGTGGAGCGTCAGCAGACCGGAAAGGAGATTGAGTATCTGCTCACTCAAAGGCCAAGCAAAG GACTCTTGGCAGGGATGTGGGAGCTACCCAGTTTTCTCTTGGAGGCTGGGGTCTCAGAAAATAAACATAAAGGCTTGTTATGTAGTATGTTGCAAAAATTGCTTGGAACATCATTGGACACGGACTCACTTCAGTTTGTGGGAAAG GTGGTGCATATTTTCTCCCACATCCATCAAACCTACATTGTCTTTTCTTGTTGTGTATCTGACTGCTCAGTGGCAGAGCAAGAGCAGAAGACATCCTGGCTCACTAAATCTGCTCTGCAGGGGGCAGCTGTATCAACAGGTGTTAAaaag ATTATGAAGTACTATGAATCTACAAATAATGTGGACGGCAAG GATAAGAAGAGAAAACTCAGCCCTCAGGTTGGAAAAGAGGAACGATCCAACAAAACCAAAAGGCTCAAGGATAGTGCTACTAATGGAGGGCCCAAACAACTCTGCCTCAGTGAATTCTTTTCTACCTCAAAGCCAGCAGCCAAAGCTAATGGCAAACGCAGTTGA
- the mutyh gene encoding adenine DNA glycosylase isoform X2: MSRLRSAVQKGKLTALENTKMIKSSKKKKPKPTVKEEELSEMEPSTYHIFHDPSEISLFRSRLLHWYDQNKRELPWRTVAMTEPDDNIRTYAVWVSEIMLQQTQVATVIDYYNKWMKRWPSVEKLAAATLEEVNQMWAGLGYYSRGRRLHEGAKKVVSELGGQMPRTTEGLLKQLPGVGRYTAGAIGSIALGQVTGAVDGNVIRVLCRVRAIGANSTSPTITDALWKIADRIVEPLRPGDFNQAMMELGARVCTPKSPLCSQCPIQTHCNAFRKVSIKQEKDSKRLLSKLAANLNTLVPDIENCSATGNCNLCLLEDWDPQLGVQNYPRKPFKKAPRVEQTLTCVVERQQTGKEIEYLLTQRPSKGLLAGMWELPSFLLEAGVSENKHKGLLCSMLQKLLGTSLDTDSLQFVGKVVHIFSHIHQTYIVFSCCVSDCSVAEQEQKTSWLTKSALQGAAVSTGVKKIMKYYESTNNVDGKDKKRKLSPQVGKEERSNKTKRLKDSATNGGPKQLCLSEFFSTSKPAAKANGKRS, from the exons ATGAGCAGGCTAAGATCTGCGGTGCAGAAGGGGAAACTAACAGCTTTGGAGAATACAAAGATGATCAAATCAAGCAAAAAGAAGAAACCTAAGCCTACCGTTAAAGAAG AGGAACTATCTGAAATGGAACCCTCAACATATCACATTTTCCATGACCCATCTGAAATCTCTCTTTTCCGCTCTCGCCTCCTGCACTGGTATGATCAAAATAAGAGAGAGCTTCCCTGGAGGACAGTG GCTATGACAGAACCAGATGATAATATCAGGACATATGCAG TGTGGGTCTCAGAAATCATGTTACAACAGACTCAAGTTGCCACGGTGATAGACTACTATAACAAGTGGATGAAG AGATGGCCGAGTGTGGAAAAACTAGCTGCAGCTACACTGGAG GAAGTGAACCAAATGTGGGCAGGTCTTGGATACTACTCTCGGGGCCGCAGGCTACATGAAGGAGCCAAGAAA GTGGTATCAGAGCTGGGTGGGCAGATGCCAAGGACCACAGAGGGACTTTTGAAACAGCTTCCTGGGGTGGGACGTTACACTGCAGGGGCAATTGGCTCGATAGCACTTGGACAG GTTACAGGTGCAGTTGACGGAAATGTGATTCGAGTTCTGTGCCGTGTTCGGGCAATAGGAGCAAATAGCACCAGTCCCACCATAACAGATGCTTTGTG GAAAATTGCAGATAGAATCGTGGAACCATTGAGACCTGGAGATTTTAATCAGGCTATGATGGAGTTAGGGGCCAGAGTTTGCACCCCAAAATCCCCTCTCTGCAGCCAGTGTCCCATTCAGACCCATTGCAATGCATTTAGGAAG GTGAGCATTAAACAAGAGAAGGACTCCAAAAGACTTCTTAGTAAACTGGCTGCAAATCTCAATACCTTAGTTCCTGACATAGAGAATTGTT CGGCCACTGGCAATTGTAACTTGTGTCTGTTAGAGGACTGGGACCCCCAATTGGGGGTGCAAAATTATCCAAGAAAGCCTTTCAAAAAAGCTCCACGTGTAGAGCAAACCTTGACCTGTGTAGTGGAGCGTCAGCAGACCGGAAAGGAGATTGAGTATCTGCTCACTCAAAGGCCAAGCAAAG GACTCTTGGCAGGGATGTGGGAGCTACCCAGTTTTCTCTTGGAGGCTGGGGTCTCAGAAAATAAACATAAAGGCTTGTTATGTAGTATGTTGCAAAAATTGCTTGGAACATCATTGGACACGGACTCACTTCAGTTTGTGGGAAAG GTGGTGCATATTTTCTCCCACATCCATCAAACCTACATTGTCTTTTCTTGTTGTGTATCTGACTGCTCAGTGGCAGAGCAAGAGCAGAAGACATCCTGGCTCACTAAATCTGCTCTGCAGGGGGCAGCTGTATCAACAGGTGTTAAaaag ATTATGAAGTACTATGAATCTACAAATAATGTGGACGGCAAG GATAAGAAGAGAAAACTCAGCCCTCAGGTTGGAAAAGAGGAACGATCCAACAAAACCAAAAGGCTCAAGGATAGTGCTACTAATGGAGGGCCCAAACAACTCTGCCTCAGTGAATTCTTTTCTACCTCAAAGCCAGCAGCCAAAGCTAATGGCAAACGCAGTTGA
- the LOC127415203 gene encoding elongation of very long chain fatty acids protein 4-like, producing the protein MESAWQRMESMHRWILENGDKRTDPWLLVYSPVPIICLFLCYLGVIWIGPKLMKHREPVDLRAVLIVYNFAMIGLSVYMFHEFLVTSWQANYSYLCQPVDYSPSPLGMRMANVCWWFFFSKVIELSDTVFFILRKKNSQLTFLHVYHHGTMIFNWWAGVKYVAGGQSFFIGLLNTFVHIVMYSYYGLAALGPHMQKYLRWKPYLTTLQLIQFVLLTIHTGYNLFTECDFPDSMNSVVFAYCISLIVLFSNFYYQSYMTRKSKKS; encoded by the exons ATGGAATCAGCATGGCAGAGAATGGAATCCATGCACCGCTGGATTTTGGAGAATGGgg ATAAGCGGACAGACCCATGGCTTCTAGTCTACTCTCCTGTACCAATCATCTGTTTATTTCTTTGCTATCTTGGTGTTATTTGGATCGGACCCAAACTTATGAAACACAGGGAACCGGTGGACCTAAGGGCAGTGCTCATTGTGTACAACTTTGCCATGATCGGTTTGTCAGTGTACATGTTTCATGAG TTCTTGGTCACTTCTTGGCAGGCAAACTACAGTTATCTCTGTCAACCTGTGGACTACAGCCCAAGTCCATTGGGAATGAGG atggccAATGTATGCTGGTGGTTTTTCTTCTCTAAAGTCATTGAGCTTAGTGATACA GTCTTTTTCATCTTGAGGAAGAAGAACAGTCAGCTCACATTTCTACATGTGTATCATCACGGAACAATGATCTTCAACTGGTGGGCAGGAGTTAAATATGTGGCAGGAGGTCAAT CATTTTTCATCGGGCTGCTGAACACCTTTGTTCATATTGTGATGTATTCTTACTATGGCCTGGCAGCCCTGGGGCCACACATGCAGAAATACCTGCGGTGGAAGCCTTACCTTACCACACTTCAGCTG ATCCAGTTTGTATTGCTGACTATTCACACTGGCTACAACCTCTTCACTGAGTGTGACTTCCCTGACTCCATGAACTCGGTTGTTTTTGCGTACTGCATCAGCCTCATTGTGCTGTTTAGCAACTTTTACTACCAGAGCTACATGACCAGAAAGAGCAAGAAGTCTTAA